The following proteins are co-located in the Vigna angularis cultivar LongXiaoDou No.4 chromosome 2, ASM1680809v1, whole genome shotgun sequence genome:
- the LOC108327184 gene encoding phospholipase A(1) DAD1, chloroplastic, with the protein MSPPLTSLTNKVGKRWKEYQGMNNWNGLLDPLDENLRAEILRYGQFVEAAYKSFEFDPSSPDYATCKFPKRTHLERCGLHNTGYKVTKHLRATSGIKLPTWVDKAPSWVATQSSYIGYVAVCHNKEEIKRLGRRDIVVAFRGTTTCLEWLENLRATLNNVVQPTATGITAAEPCSVEENGAMVESGFLSLYTSKLSDNPSFMSLQDMVRKEIGRILKTYEGENLSLTFTGHSLGAALATLTAYDIRNSFLRPPHVTVISFGGPRIGNRSFRRRLEEQGTKVLRIVNSDDVITKIPGFVFDEVEKKEGDVEGKRGEHVASFQRWMRRRVEEVQWLLYSEIGEELRLCSRDSPYLRGINIVTCHDLNIYLHLVDGFVSSTCPFRSTAKRFLRH; encoded by the coding sequence ATGTCACCACCATTGACATCATTGACGAACAAAGTTGGAAAGAGATGGAAGGAATACCAAGGAATGAACAATTGGAACGGTTTGTTAGACCCCTTGGACGAGAACCTTCGCGCCGAGATTCTCCGCTATGGCCAATTCGTTGAGGCCGCGTATAAGTCCTTCGAATTCGACCCTTCATCCCCTGACTACGCCACATGCAAGTTCCCAAAAAGGACACACTTGGAAAGGTGCGGATTACACAACACCGGTTACAAGGTAACCAAGCACCTACGTGCAACCTCGGGGATCAAACTACCTACCTGGGTGGACAAAGCTCCGAGTTGGGTGGCAACACAATCAAGCTACATTGGGTACGTGGCAGTGTGTCACAACAAAGAGGAGATCAAACGACTGGGTCGAAGAGACATTGTTGTCGCATTCAGAGGTACCACCACATGTCTTGAGTGGCTCGAAAATCTTCGAGCCACTCTGAATAACGTGGTTCAACCTACCGCAACTGGGATTACGGCGGCAGAGCCATGCAGTGTGGAAGAAAATGGAGCTATGGTGGAAAGTGGGTTTCTGAGTTTGTACACGTCAAAGCTGAGTGACAACCCTTCGTTTATGAGCTTGCAAGATATGGTGAGAAAAGAGATTGGTCGGATCCTGAAAACTTACGAAGGAGAAAACTTGAGTTTGACATTTACTGGGCATAGTTTGGGGGCGGCATTGGCGACTCTAACCGCGTATGACATAAGAAACAGTTTTCTCCGGCCACCGCATGTGACGGTGATCTCCTTCGGCGGGCCCCGCATCGGGAACCGGAGCTTTCGTCGGCGGCTGGAGGAGCAGGGGACTAAGGTGTTGCGGATAGTGAACTCGGATGATGTTATAACCAAGATACCGGGATTTGTTTTTGATGAGGTGGAGAAAAAGGAAGGTGACGTGGAGGGAAAGAGAGGTGAACACGTGGCTAGTTTTCAGAGATGGATGCGCAGGCGCGTGGAAGAGGTACAGTGGCTGTTGTACTCGGAGATCGGGGAGGAGCTTCGGCTTTGTAGCAGGGATTCTCCGTACCTTAGGGGAATTAACATTGTAACGTGTCATGATTTGAACATCTATCTGCATCTTGTTGACGGCTTTGTCAGTTCCACATGTCCCTTTAGATCCACTGCTAAGAGGTTTCTCCgccattaa